The sequence GCCGCTCGGCGGGCATGCGGTCTCCTCCTGTCCGTACGGGGCTTGCGTCGGATGGCTCTGCAATCAGATCTGGATGTCGACGAGGAACGGCCCGGGGTGCGACAGCATCCGCCCCACGGCGGCGACCGCCTCGTCCGGCTTCTCCACCCGCATCCCGCCGGCGCCGAGCGACCGCGCCAGCCCGGCGAAGTCGATCTCGGGGTGGGAGAGGTCGAAGGAGCCCGGGAAGCCGTGCTCGGGGATGTCCCGCTCCCGCCAGTACTGGGCGATGTTGTCGTCCAGCAGCCGGTACTTGCGGTTGTTGCACACCACGAACTTGGCGTCGATGCCGTGCCGGGCCGCCGTCCACAGCGCCTGGTACGTGTACATGGACCCGCCGTCGCCCGCGAAGCCGACCACCAGCCGCTCGGGCCGGGCCAGCTTGGCCCCGACCGCGCCCGGGAAGCCCACGCCGAGCGAGCCGCCACGGGTGAGGTGGTAGTCGCCGGGGCGCTCCGCCGGCAGGTACCGGGTGACCAGCGGCGAGGTGGTCAGCGCCTCGTCGAAGACGATCAGGTCCCCGCCGGTGCGCTCCGCCAGGGTCTTCAGGAAGACGGCCATCGGCGTGCCGTCGTCCGCGGCGGATCCCGCCGACCGGATCTCGCGGACCCGCTCCCGGGTCCGTACGTCGAGGCGCGCGGCGGCCGCCGCCCTGCGCTGCGGGCCGAGGCGCCGCTCCAGTACCCCGGCCAGCGCGCGCAGCGCCTGCTTGGGGTCTGCGGCCAGGCCCAGGTCCACCGGGTGGTTCTTGGCGATCTCGTAGGCGTTGAGGTCGATGTGGACGACCTTGGCGCCCGCCCTGAAAGGGCTCTCCAGCTCGGGGAAGACCTCCGGGAAGACGTAGGTGCCGACGATCAGCACCCCGTCGGCGTCCCCGACGAGCTCCTTGCTGTGCGGGCCGAACATGTGCCCGGTCTGGCCGCGTCGCAGCGGGTGCGAGGCCGCGATGTTCACCTCGGACGAGTCGACCTCGTACACGTCGGCGCCCAGCAGTTCGGCGACGGCGACGAGCTCCTTCTGCGCCCCGGAGAGCGCGACCCCGTCGCCGACCAGGACGATCGGCCGCTCGGCTGAGGCGAGCAGCTCGGCCGCCCGCCCCACCGAGGCCGGCGAGGGCGACACGTCGGTGAGCACCTCCGTGGACGGCAGGACGGGCTCGGAGTTGAGCTCGTCCAGCACGTCCATGGGGAGCGCCACGAACACCGGTCCGCGGGGCGGGGTGAGTGCGATCTTCACGGCGCGGCGGACGGTGCGGAGCACGGACCGCGGGTCGGTGACCCGCGTCGCGTACTTGGTCACCGGCTTGGCCATCGCCACCAGATCGCAGGCCATCTGCGCGTCCATGGCGTCGTAGCGCACCCCGGCGTCACCGGCGACCACGACGAGCGGGGTGTGGCCGCGCAGCGACTGGTAGAGCATGCCGATGCCGTTGCCCAGGCCGACACCGGAGTGCAGTTGGAGCAGGGCCGCGCCGCCGGTCGCCCGGGCGTACCCGTCGGCGATGCCGGCGGCCACGGTCTCCTGGAGGGCGAGGACGTAACGGAAGTCCTCCGCCGCGTCCACCGCGTCGAGGAATCCCTGTTCCACCGTCCCCGGATTTCCGAACATCACCGTCAGGCCGTCGGCCTTGAACTGCTCGATCAGCCTTTCCCGTCCGGGAGTGGCTTCCATGAATTCCCCCTCGACTCTCCGATTTCCCTGTGCCCTCCGGGATCACCAGCCGTATCGGGTGAGACCGTCCTCCAGAACTTCCACGATCTTCTGCCCCGTGAGATAGGAATCGGGGGTGGAACGCCCGGTGACGAAGGGGAAATCGACGATGACCGAAACCGGTTTGCCGAAATTCCCGTGGTAGGCGCCGCGCGGGCCCGTCGCGTCGCGCAGGATGTACTCCAGCGGATACGGCGGCGGCCCCATGTTGAAGTCGGTACCGAGGAATCCGGTGCCGTCCTTGTAGTCGTACTCCTTGCAGTGGCCGGTCACGTGCTTGCCCCGGATGATGCTCCCGCGGTCGCTCCAGTCCCGGGCGAAGGCCAGGCAGGCGACGCCGTAGCACTCGGCGGCGACGACCTTGCCGGCCTTGTGGAAGGCCAGGATCAGGGCGTGCACGCGCTCGTTGTTGGCGAGGTCCACGATGGGGCCGCTGCCCCCGACGACGAGGATCGCGTCGTACCCGGCGATGTCGGCGTCGAGCTTGTCCAGGTCGCGGTGGTACTGCTCCAGCTTGGGCAGATAGCCCTCGTCGCTCGTGTACGGACGCTCCGGGACCCACGCCTCGATGTCGAGCGGCGAGTCCAGCCGGCTCGACTGCTCGAACTCCCGCCCCAGTCGGGCGTTCTCCTCGGTGGTGACCGAGCGTCCCAGCGGGGGGTCGATGTAGTTCGCGTCGAGGCTCGGCGGGAGAGCGTGCGCACGCTTTCCGGTCGGCGTGGCGAATATGACCTCGTAGCCCCGCTCGTCGAACTTCGACACGGGGCCTATCAGTTCCTCGGCCCAGTAACCGTGTTCGGAGACAATGACCAGAATCTTTCTGCTCACGTATTCCTCCAGGCGCCGCCTGTTGTCGTTGGCGTCCCCCACACTGGCCGCGCCCAGGTGCTTCGTCAAAGCGCTGGTGTGCGACTTCGTGAGGTAGCGGGGCAGGTCGTGGCCGCACATCAGGAAGTCGTCCGCGGACGTCATGAAGTAGCTTCAGGACTACCTGACTTCGGCCGAATCGATGAACCGTTACGGTGGCGCCGCCCTATGGTCTGGACGCGCCGTGAATCACAGGCGTACGAGCCGCGCCATGAATCACCGACCGCACGAGCGACACCACAAGAGAGCGCACGGGCAAGAGCACGAGGAGAGGGACGGGGACGATGACGATGGACCTGTTGTGCACACACATCGATCAGATACGTCCGGTGAAACCCACGGCCGTGGGCTGCGAGGAGTGCCTCATCGCCGGCGACACCTGGGTGCACCTGCGGATGTGCCTCAGCTGCGGGCACGTCGGATGCTGCGACTCGTCGAGGAACCGTCACGCCACCCGGCACTACCGGACCACCGAGCACGCCATCGCGGCCTCCCACGAGCCCGGCGAGGACTGGGCCTGGTGCTACGCCGACCAACTGATGCTGGACCCGGCATGAGCGCGGCCCCGGAGAGTTCCGCCGCCACCCCCGCCCCTTCGGCGGCCGCGGCCGCCGAACGCGCGGAGCACAAGAAGCCGGTCATCCTCGCCGTGGACGACGACCCGCAGGTGCTGCGCGCCGTCCGACGCGATCTGCGCAGCGCCTACGGCGACCGCTACCGGGTCCTCGGCGCCTCCTCGGCGGCCGACGCCCTGAAGATCCTGGACTCCCTCGACGAACGCGGCCACGACCCGGCGCTGTTCCTCGTGGACCAGCGCATGCCGGACGTGACCGGCGTCGAGTTCCTGCTGGAAGCGGTCAGCCGCTTCCCGGACGCCCGCCGCGTGCTGCTGACGGCCTACGCGGAGACCGACGCCGCGATCACCGCCATCAACCGGGTCCGGCTGGACTACTACCTGCTCAAGCCCTGGGACCCGCCGCACGAGCGGCTCTTCCCGGTCCTGGACGACCTGCTGTCGGACTGGCTGGCCACCTACCGGCCGGCCTACGACGGGATCATCGTCGCCGGTCACCTGGTCTCCCCCGGCACCCATGCCGTCCGGGACTTCTTCACGCGCAACGGCCAGCCGTTCCGCTTCCTCAACGTCGAGCGGGACCCCGAGGCGCTGACCCTGATCGCCGTCCAACCCGACGGGGCGCTCCCCCTCGTCCGCTTCCCGGACGGGTCGGTCCTCTCGGCCCCGACCGACACCCAGCTCGCCCAGCGCCTGGGCCTGGCCACCACCGCCTCGCGCCCGCACTACGAGTGCGTCATCGTCGGGGCGGGCCCGGCCGGCCTCGCGGCGGGCGTCTACTCGGCCTCGGAGGGCCTGTCGACGCTCATGCTGGACTCCCGCGCCCCGGGCGGCCAGGCGGGCACGTCCAGCCTGATCGAGAACTACCTCGGCTTCCCCTCGGGCCTCTCGGGCGGCGACCTGACCCGCCGGGCCACCATCCAGGCCTCCCGGTTCGGCGCCGAGATCCTGCACCCCGTGGAGGTGGTCTCGCTGACCCGGGACGACCCGGCCAAGATCCTCACCCTGGCCGACGGCACGGAGATCTCCGCCGAGACGGTGCTGCTGGCCACCGGGGTCTCGTACAACCGTCTCGACGCCCCCGGCGCGGACCGCTTCGAGGGGGCCGGCCTCTACTACGGCGCGGCCACCACGGAGAGCTCGGCCTGCATCTCGCAGCACGTGTTCATCGTCGGCGGGGCCAATTCCGCGGGCCAGGCGGCGGTGCACTTCGCCAAGTACGCCGCCCGCGTGACGATCCTGGTCCGCGCGGCCTCCCTGGACGCGAGCATGTCCCGCTACCTGATCGACGAGATCGACCGCACCCCGAACATCGAGGTGAAGGTCCGCACGACCGTGGTCTCCCTGGCCGGGGACGAACACCTGGAGCACATCACCCTCCACGACGCGGACACGGGCGAGGACACCGAGATCCCGGCCCGCTTCATGTTCACCTTCATCGGCGCACGCCCGCACACCGACTGGCTCGCGAGCGTCGTCGAACGGGACGAGTACGGCTTCGTCCTCACCGGCTCGGACCTGATCTCGAACGGCGGCGAACTCCCGGCCGAGTGGAGCCTGGAGCGCGCCCCGTACCCGCTGGAGACGAGCGTCCCCGGCGTCTTCGCGGCCGGCGACGTCCGCGCCCACTCGGTGAAACGGGTCGCCTCGGGGGTGGGCGAGGGCGCGATGGCCGTCTCGCTGATCCACCGCTACCGCTCGATGGGCTGAGAGCGAACGGCGCACCGGCAGCCTTGCGATCAAGGCCGCAACGGATGCAACGTTGATTACATGATTACAGCCGAACAGAGCGAACAGCTCCGCGCGTGGTTCGCCGAGCGCCTGCCGGTCGACGTCTACGAGTCCTTGGACTCGGTCACCCTCGACCGCGAGGAGATCACGGTCGTCGGGGTCATACCGGCGACCGAATCGGTCAAGGAATTCCGCGAACGCACCCGCGAACAGCGCATCGAAGTGGCCCGCGAGGCC comes from Streptomyces virginiae and encodes:
- a CDS encoding thiamine pyrophosphate-binding protein — translated: MEATPGRERLIEQFKADGLTVMFGNPGTVEQGFLDAVDAAEDFRYVLALQETVAAGIADGYARATGGAALLQLHSGVGLGNGIGMLYQSLRGHTPLVVVAGDAGVRYDAMDAQMACDLVAMAKPVTKYATRVTDPRSVLRTVRRAVKIALTPPRGPVFVALPMDVLDELNSEPVLPSTEVLTDVSPSPASVGRAAELLASAERPIVLVGDGVALSGAQKELVAVAELLGADVYEVDSSEVNIAASHPLRRGQTGHMFGPHSKELVGDADGVLIVGTYVFPEVFPELESPFRAGAKVVHIDLNAYEIAKNHPVDLGLAADPKQALRALAGVLERRLGPQRRAAAAARLDVRTRERVREIRSAGSAADDGTPMAVFLKTLAERTGGDLIVFDEALTTSPLVTRYLPAERPGDYHLTRGGSLGVGFPGAVGAKLARPERLVVGFAGDGGSMYTYQALWTAARHGIDAKFVVCNNRKYRLLDDNIAQYWRERDIPEHGFPGSFDLSHPEIDFAGLARSLGAGGMRVEKPDEAVAAVGRMLSHPGPFLVDIQI
- a CDS encoding FAD-dependent oxidoreductase, translated to MSAAPESSAATPAPSAAAAAERAEHKKPVILAVDDDPQVLRAVRRDLRSAYGDRYRVLGASSAADALKILDSLDERGHDPALFLVDQRMPDVTGVEFLLEAVSRFPDARRVLLTAYAETDAAITAINRVRLDYYLLKPWDPPHERLFPVLDDLLSDWLATYRPAYDGIIVAGHLVSPGTHAVRDFFTRNGQPFRFLNVERDPEALTLIAVQPDGALPLVRFPDGSVLSAPTDTQLAQRLGLATTASRPHYECVIVGAGPAGLAAGVYSASEGLSTLMLDSRAPGGQAGTSSLIENYLGFPSGLSGGDLTRRATIQASRFGAEILHPVEVVSLTRDDPAKILTLADGTEISAETVLLATGVSYNRLDAPGADRFEGAGLYYGAATTESSACISQHVFIVGGANSAGQAAVHFAKYAARVTILVRAASLDASMSRYLIDEIDRTPNIEVKVRTTVVSLAGDEHLEHITLHDADTGEDTEIPARFMFTFIGARPHTDWLASVVERDEYGFVLTGSDLISNGGELPAEWSLERAPYPLETSVPGVFAAGDVRAHSVKRVASGVGEGAMAVSLIHRYRSMG
- a CDS encoding UBP-type zinc finger domain-containing protein is translated as MDLLCTHIDQIRPVKPTAVGCEECLIAGDTWVHLRMCLSCGHVGCCDSSRNRHATRHYRTTEHAIAASHEPGEDWAWCYADQLMLDPA
- a CDS encoding type 1 glutamine amidotransferase domain-containing protein, with product MSRKILVIVSEHGYWAEELIGPVSKFDERGYEVIFATPTGKRAHALPPSLDANYIDPPLGRSVTTEENARLGREFEQSSRLDSPLDIEAWVPERPYTSDEGYLPKLEQYHRDLDKLDADIAGYDAILVVGGSGPIVDLANNERVHALILAFHKAGKVVAAECYGVACLAFARDWSDRGSIIRGKHVTGHCKEYDYKDGTGFLGTDFNMGPPPYPLEYILRDATGPRGAYHGNFGKPVSVIVDFPFVTGRSTPDSYLTGQKIVEVLEDGLTRYGW